The proteins below come from a single Oncorhynchus keta strain PuntledgeMale-10-30-2019 chromosome 32, Oket_V2, whole genome shotgun sequence genomic window:
- the LOC118364678 gene encoding eukaryotic translation initiation factor 3 subunit D isoform X1: MAKFHAPEIQDNPSGWGPCAVPEKFKDMPYQPFSKGDRLGKVADWTGATYQDKRYTNKYSSQFGGGSQYAYFHEEDETSFQLVDTAKTQKTAYQRNRMRFAQRNLRRDKDRRNLTQFNMQTLPKSAKQKERDRMRLQKKFQKQFGVRQKWDQKSQAQLKPRDSSVEVRSDWEVKEEMDFPRLMKMRYMEVEDPTDIECCGALEYYDKAFDRVTTRNEKPLKSIKRIFHTVTTTDDPVIRKLAKTQGNVFATDAILATLMCCTRSVNSWDIIVQRVGNKLFFDKRDNSDFDLLTVSETANEPPQDEGNSFNSPRNLAMEATYINHNFSQQCLRMGGERHKFPNPNPFVEEDIDKSEVASVAYRYRRWKLGEDIDLIVRCEHDGVMTGANGEVSFINVKTLNEWDSRHCNGVDWRQKLDSQRGAVLATELKNNSYKLARWTCCAMLAGSEYLKLGYVSRYHAKDSARHVVLGTQQFQPTEFASQINLSMENAWGILRCVIDICRKLEEGKYLILKDPNKQVIRVYSLPDGTFSSDEDEEEDDDDDEEDEEEEDEQEP; this comes from the exons ATGGCGAAGTTCCATGCCCCTGAGATCCAGGACAATCCCTCTGGGTGGGGTCCCTGTGCTGTCCCTGAGAAGTTTAAGGACATGCCCTACCAGCCCTTTAGCAAAGGAGACCGTCTGGGAAAG GTGGCTGATTGGACAGGAGCAACCTACCAGGACAAGAGATACACAA ACAAGTATTCATCTCAGTTTGGGGGTGGTAGTCAGTATGCCTACTTCCATGAGGAGGACGAGACAAGCTTCCAGCTGGTGGACACTGCCAAGACGCAGAAGACTGCCTACCAGAGGAACCGCATGAGGTTTGCACAG AGGAATCTGCGTAGGGACAAGGACCGCAGGAACCTGACCCAGTTCAATATGCAGACCCTCCCGAAGAGTGCCAAGCAGAAGGAGAG GGATCGCATGCGCCTACAGAAAAagttccagaagcagtttggcgTCCGTCAGAAGTGGGACCAGAAATCCCAG GCCCAGTTGAAACCCCGGGACTCGTCGGTGGAGGTCCGGAGTGACtgggaggtgaaggaggagatGGACTTCCCCAGGCTGATGAAGATGAGATACATGGAGGTGGAGGACCCCACTGACAT TGAGTGCTGTGGTGCGTTGGAGTACTACGACAAGGCCTTCGACCGCGTCACCACTCGCAATGAGAAGCCTCTCAAGAGCATCAAGAGGATCTTtcacacagtcaccaccaccGACGACCCTGTCATCCGCAAG TTGGCTAAGACCCAGGGCAATGTGTTTGCCACCGATGCCATCCTGGCCACCCTGATGTGCTGCACACGCTCAGTCAACTCCTGGGACATTATCGTGCAGAGAGTGGGCAACAAGCTCTTCTTTGACAAGAGAGACAACTCTGATTTTG ATCTGTTGACGGTGAGTGAGACTGCCAACGAGCCACCACAGGATGAGGGCAACTCCTTCAACTCGCCCCGTAACCTGGCCATGGAGGCTACCTACATCAACCATAACTTCAGCCAGCAGTGTCTGCGCATG GGCGGGGAGAGGCACAAgttccctaaccccaacccattTGTAGAGGAGGACATAGACAAGAGTGAGGTGGCCTCTGTTGCCTACAG GTACCGCCGCTGGAAGCTGGGGGAGGACATTGACCTGATTGTACGCTGTGAGCACGATGGAGTGATGACCGGGGCCAACGGAGAGGTGTCCTTCATCAACGTCAAGACCCTCAACGAGTGGGACTCCCGG CACTGTAATGGAGTGGACTGGCGTCAGAAGCTGGACTCTCAGAGAGGAGCTGTTCTGGCCACCGAGCTGAAGAACAACAGCTACAAACTGGCCCGCTGGACCTGCTGTGCCATGCTGGCTGGCTCAGAGTACCTCAAGCTAGG GTACGTGTCTCGTTATCACGCGAAGGACTCTGCGCGCCACGTGGTCCTGGGCACCCAGCAGTTCCAGCCCACTGAGTTTGCCAGCCAGATCAACTTGAGCATGGAGAACGCCTGGGGCATCCTACGCTGTGTCATCGACATCTGCCGCAAGCTGGAGGAGGGCAAGTACCTCATCCTCAAGGACCCCAACAAG CAAGTGATTCGCGTGTATAGCTTGCCTGACGGAACCTTCAGCTCAGATGAAGATGAGgaagaagatgatgatgatgatgaagaggatgaggaggaggaag ATGAACAAGAACCCTAA
- the LOC118364678 gene encoding eukaryotic translation initiation factor 3 subunit D isoform X2 — protein sequence MAKFHAPEIQDNPSGWGPCAVPEKFKDMPYQPFSKGDRLGKVADWTGATYQDKRYTNKYSSQFGGGSQYAYFHEEDETSFQLVDTAKTQKTAYQRNRMRFAQRNLRRDKDRRNLTQFNMQTLPKSAKQKERDRMRLQKKFQKQFGVRQKWDQKSQLKPRDSSVEVRSDWEVKEEMDFPRLMKMRYMEVEDPTDIECCGALEYYDKAFDRVTTRNEKPLKSIKRIFHTVTTTDDPVIRKLAKTQGNVFATDAILATLMCCTRSVNSWDIIVQRVGNKLFFDKRDNSDFDLLTVSETANEPPQDEGNSFNSPRNLAMEATYINHNFSQQCLRMGGERHKFPNPNPFVEEDIDKSEVASVAYRYRRWKLGEDIDLIVRCEHDGVMTGANGEVSFINVKTLNEWDSRHCNGVDWRQKLDSQRGAVLATELKNNSYKLARWTCCAMLAGSEYLKLGYVSRYHAKDSARHVVLGTQQFQPTEFASQINLSMENAWGILRCVIDICRKLEEGKYLILKDPNKQVIRVYSLPDGTFSSDEDEEEDDDDDEEDEEEEDEQEP from the exons ATGGCGAAGTTCCATGCCCCTGAGATCCAGGACAATCCCTCTGGGTGGGGTCCCTGTGCTGTCCCTGAGAAGTTTAAGGACATGCCCTACCAGCCCTTTAGCAAAGGAGACCGTCTGGGAAAG GTGGCTGATTGGACAGGAGCAACCTACCAGGACAAGAGATACACAA ACAAGTATTCATCTCAGTTTGGGGGTGGTAGTCAGTATGCCTACTTCCATGAGGAGGACGAGACAAGCTTCCAGCTGGTGGACACTGCCAAGACGCAGAAGACTGCCTACCAGAGGAACCGCATGAGGTTTGCACAG AGGAATCTGCGTAGGGACAAGGACCGCAGGAACCTGACCCAGTTCAATATGCAGACCCTCCCGAAGAGTGCCAAGCAGAAGGAGAG GGATCGCATGCGCCTACAGAAAAagttccagaagcagtttggcgTCCGTCAGAAGTGGGACCAGAAATCCCAG TTGAAACCCCGGGACTCGTCGGTGGAGGTCCGGAGTGACtgggaggtgaaggaggagatGGACTTCCCCAGGCTGATGAAGATGAGATACATGGAGGTGGAGGACCCCACTGACAT TGAGTGCTGTGGTGCGTTGGAGTACTACGACAAGGCCTTCGACCGCGTCACCACTCGCAATGAGAAGCCTCTCAAGAGCATCAAGAGGATCTTtcacacagtcaccaccaccGACGACCCTGTCATCCGCAAG TTGGCTAAGACCCAGGGCAATGTGTTTGCCACCGATGCCATCCTGGCCACCCTGATGTGCTGCACACGCTCAGTCAACTCCTGGGACATTATCGTGCAGAGAGTGGGCAACAAGCTCTTCTTTGACAAGAGAGACAACTCTGATTTTG ATCTGTTGACGGTGAGTGAGACTGCCAACGAGCCACCACAGGATGAGGGCAACTCCTTCAACTCGCCCCGTAACCTGGCCATGGAGGCTACCTACATCAACCATAACTTCAGCCAGCAGTGTCTGCGCATG GGCGGGGAGAGGCACAAgttccctaaccccaacccattTGTAGAGGAGGACATAGACAAGAGTGAGGTGGCCTCTGTTGCCTACAG GTACCGCCGCTGGAAGCTGGGGGAGGACATTGACCTGATTGTACGCTGTGAGCACGATGGAGTGATGACCGGGGCCAACGGAGAGGTGTCCTTCATCAACGTCAAGACCCTCAACGAGTGGGACTCCCGG CACTGTAATGGAGTGGACTGGCGTCAGAAGCTGGACTCTCAGAGAGGAGCTGTTCTGGCCACCGAGCTGAAGAACAACAGCTACAAACTGGCCCGCTGGACCTGCTGTGCCATGCTGGCTGGCTCAGAGTACCTCAAGCTAGG GTACGTGTCTCGTTATCACGCGAAGGACTCTGCGCGCCACGTGGTCCTGGGCACCCAGCAGTTCCAGCCCACTGAGTTTGCCAGCCAGATCAACTTGAGCATGGAGAACGCCTGGGGCATCCTACGCTGTGTCATCGACATCTGCCGCAAGCTGGAGGAGGGCAAGTACCTCATCCTCAAGGACCCCAACAAG CAAGTGATTCGCGTGTATAGCTTGCCTGACGGAACCTTCAGCTCAGATGAAGATGAGgaagaagatgatgatgatgatgaagaggatgaggaggaggaag ATGAACAAGAACCCTAA